The following nucleotide sequence is from Drosophila takahashii strain IR98-3 E-12201 chromosome 3L, DtakHiC1v2, whole genome shotgun sequence.
aataatattttacactACATATCTGTAGCAATCAAAGTTATTTATTCGAAACTACTGTAAAAAGCAGGGACTGTAAATAATCGtgttttgagatttttattttaaaaggcccaCTGagatttttacaagttttaatcaacaatttaactggtttctatgcactttatagacatacccaaatagaatagaatagaaccAAATAGAATCAATGCCTCAAACAGGCCTCTGTCATTATTGTTAGTATaatctattatttttagaagtaaaaataatattttattatgcaTATCTGTAGCAATCAAAgttatttattcaaaactaCTGTaaaaagcagggaccgtaaatcgttttttgatatttttattttaaaaggcccaCTGagatttttacaagttttaatcaataaTTTAACTGGTTTCTATGCACTTTATAAACATAAccaaatagaatagaatagaaccAAATAGAATTGAGGCCTTAGACAAGCCTCTGTCATCATTGTTAGTATaatctattatttttagaagtaaaaataacattatacAAAACATATCTGTAGCAATCAAAAAAAGCAGGGACTgtaaataattgttattagatatttttattttaaaaggcctgcTGAGTtttgtacaaatttttatcaacaatttaacaggtttttatgcacttttttAGACATGAACAAGAGTAAAAATACGTTATTTTTGaagtttaaatcaaaatatcacagtagtataaaaatctcaaataaagATTACTTAAAGATTACTTAGGATCCCtggtaaaaagttaaattaatgagaaaataATATGCATTTCCTCAACCCCCAGCAAGCCAAAGccgagcaggaggaggagtacATCTCGAACACGCTACTCAAGAAGATCCAGGCCCtcaagaaggagaaggagactCTGGCGCATCACTACGAGCGCGAGGAGGAGTGCCTGACCAACGATCTCTCCCGGAAGCTCGACCAGCTGCGCCAGGAGAAGTGCAAGCTGGAGCAGACGCtcgagcaggagcaggaatgCCTCGTGAACAAGCTGATGCGCAAGATCGAGAAGCTGCAGGCGGAGACGGACAACAAGCAGACGAACCTGGAGCAGCTGCGCCGCGAAATGGTCGAGCTGGAGAACACACTGGAGCAGGAGCAAGAGGCGCTCGTCAATAAGCTGTGGAAGCGCATGGACAAGCTGGAGACCGAGAAGCGTTCGTTGCAGATCAAGCTAGACCAGCCCGTCTCCGATCCAACCACTCCACGTGACATCACAAACAATGCCCATGCCAATGGCGGCGATACGGCCACCAGTTTGAGTGCCCACATCCAGATTCTGCGCTCCGAGGTGCTGCGCTATCGTTCCGATCTGGCCGCCGCCCAGAAGGAGGCCACCATCAAGACGCAGCAGTATGCGCAGGAGGAGAAATCGATACGCGAGGAGAACGCCCGCTTGCAGCGCAAGCTCAAGCAGGAGGTGGAGCGCCGTGAGGCTCTGTGCCGGCACCTCTCCGAGTCCGAATCCTCGCTGGAAATGGACGAGGAGCGTTTCTACAATGAGAACTTGATGGCTGGCGGCTCCTTTGCGGCGGCCGCAGCCTCGGCGGTCAGCGCCCAGCGGCAGCGGACCATCAGCAGTCCCGTCTCGCACAGTCCCTCGAGTAGCCGACCGCTCAGTCCGGGCACGGCGGCCCAGAACCGCTGCTACGCCTGCGGCCAGCTAGTGGTGAGTTCGGTACATCATTTTCTCACTTCACTGCTTAGtagatttcattattttccctCCAGAACCGTCGCGCCAGCGAGCGCTTCATCAAGCCAGCACTGCCAACGCCCATGCTGGGCCTAAACACTTCCGCACCCAACGTGCTGACCTCCACGAACCCGCTGCTCGGCATTCTGGGCACCGgcagctcctcctcgtcggCGTCTGTGTCAGCCGGGAATGCCGCTGGCGGCTTTCTCTCGAATCTGGGCGGTGAACGTCTGAGCCTGGGTTCCATGCCTTCTTCTGGCGGCAGTGCCACCTTTTTGgctggcggcggcggaggagtaGGATTGCTGGCCCAGCTCACAAACAACTCGAGcgcctcgtcgtcgtcgtccaaCCTGATGAACATCAGCCTGAACAACTCGTCCAGCGGCAACCTggtcaacagcagcagcaactcctCACTGTCGGCATTTACGCCCACCAATCCGCCCAGCTCGGCGGCCACGGCCTTCATCCAGCCGGCCAGTCCCATGGACACGTCCACCTGCAAGGATTAGGCGGACGCAGTTGCTCTCCAGCGGGGAAATCATGACTTATTTTCACTCTCACACTAAAacacgaaaaaaaacacaacactCTATTCATAAACACGCACGCATGCAAGCAACCAACCAGTTTAACGACCCTAAAAACATAAGAAAAACACAGAAACAAAAGATGAGAAAGTAACTATCGTAAGCTTCTCCAAGGCGCGACTCAAAGTCGCCTCATTTATATATGGttaatatgtatatgtatgttctATTTGATCAAAATCTCTTAAAAACCTTTCAATATCGGAATTCCTAGGCGAACGAATATTTAACGCTAATGTTTAAGACTTAAATGTTTTCTACTTTCGCTCGGTTCCAGTTAAAGTTAAGTGAAACACGGCAGATTATGAGGACTCGGAGGATATATAGACGAGGGAATGGACAGCGCAGGCTAGCCAGATCGTATGAATTTATAAAAGCGGTGAATTCTATTCATGTCGAAACCATTTTCCCACAATTCCTTCGCATGTGGG
It contains:
- the LOC108059221 gene encoding PH domain-containing rcdII isoform X3, encoding MRKIEKLQAETDNKQTNLEQLRREMVELENTLEQEQEALVNKLWKRMDKLETEKRSLQIKLDQPVSDPTTPRDITNNAHANGGDTATSLSAHIQILRSEVLRYRSDLAAAQKEATIKTQQYAQEEKSIREENARLQRKLKQEVERREALCRHLSESESSLEMDEERFYNENLMAGGSFAAAAASAVSAQRQRTISSPVSHSPSSSRPLSPGTAAQNRCYACGQLVISLFSLQNRRASERFIKPALPTPMLGLNTSAPNVLTSTNPLLGILGTGSSSSSASVSAGNAAGGFLSNLGGERLSLGSMPSSGGSATFLAGGGGGVGLLAQLTNNSSASSSSSNLMNISLNNSSSGNLVNSSSNSSLSAFTPTNPPSSAATAFIQPASPMDTSTCKD
- the LOC108059221 gene encoding coiled-coil domain-containing protein 6 isoform X2; this translates as MESPCESESSLDGGTMLPPSPVSREQLQKRIESLTQQNKVLKAELDTFKTKCKVVQEENRCLKQASVIIQAKAEQEEEYISNTLLKKIQALKKEKETLAHHYEREEECLTNDLSRKLDQLRQEKCKLEQTLEQEQECLVNKLMRKIEKLQAETDNKQTNLEQLRREMVELENTLEQEQEALVNKLWKRMDKLETEKRSLQIKLDQPVSDPTTPRDITNNAHANGGDTATSLSAHIQILRSEVLRYRSDLAAAQKEATIKTQQYAQEEKSIREENARLQRKLKQEVERREALCRHLSESESSLEMDEERFYNENLMAGGSFAAAAASAVSAQRQRTISSPVSHSPSSSRPLSPGTAAQNRCYACGQLVNRRASERFIKPALPTPMLGLNTSAPNVLTSTNPLLGILGTGSSSSSASVSAGNAAGGFLSNLGGERLSLGSMPSSGGSATFLAGGGGGVGLLAQLTNNSSASSSSSNLMNISLNNSSSGNLVNSSSNSSLSAFTPTNPPSSAATAFIQPASPMDTSTCKD
- the LOC108059221 gene encoding coiled-coil domain-containing protein 6 isoform X1, producing the protein MESPCESESSLDGGTMLPPSPVSREQLQKRIESLTQQNKVLKAELDTFKTKCKVVQEENRCLKQASVIIQAKAEQEEEYISNTLLKKIQALKKEKETLAHHYEREEECLTNDLSRKLDQLRQEKCKLEQTLEQEQECLVNKLMRKIEKLQAETDNKQTNLEQLRREMVELENTLEQEQEALVNKLWKRMDKLETEKRSLQIKLDQPVSDPTTPRDITNNAHANGGDTATSLSAHIQILRSEVLRYRSDLAAAQKEATIKTQQYAQEEKSIREENARLQRKLKQEVERREALCRHLSESESSLEMDEERFYNENLMAGGSFAAAAASAVSAQRQRTISSPVSHSPSSSRPLSPGTAAQNRCYACGQLVISLFSLQNRRASERFIKPALPTPMLGLNTSAPNVLTSTNPLLGILGTGSSSSSASVSAGNAAGGFLSNLGGERLSLGSMPSSGGSATFLAGGGGGVGLLAQLTNNSSASSSSSNLMNISLNNSSSGNLVNSSSNSSLSAFTPTNPPSSAATAFIQPASPMDTSTCKD